Proteins encoded together in one Gemmatimonadota bacterium DH-78 window:
- a CDS encoding bifunctional oligoribonuclease/PAP phosphatase NrnA encodes MNYTTPDHRRIPARRAADAMRASRSCILTTHVNADGDGVGSQIAVAAWMRANGARVTIVNPTRFPGLFEFLLPDRSLVVDAGSDAARDACAQADLAVVLDTGEVPRIGRVKQMIDHLPLVVVDHHPVGDQPLGGISFRDPEASATGEMVYDLLLSTRGPWPQEALDAMYVAILTDTGSFRFGNSTPLCHEVVADLIRRGCDPEELYRKVYGQAPLRRFQLLEACLSTLTTSEGVGWMSVPPEAYDRLEAVGDDLEGLVDYPRSVEGVHVALLFRQTPRGVKISFRSDGTVDVNALARDFGGGGHVRASGALVPGDLEEVRGRVVDATRAAVQAGLAS; translated from the coding sequence ATGAACTACACCACGCCGGATCACCGGAGAATTCCCGCGCGGCGCGCGGCCGATGCCATGCGGGCCTCGCGGTCCTGCATTCTCACCACCCACGTCAACGCCGACGGAGACGGGGTCGGGTCGCAGATCGCCGTGGCCGCGTGGATGCGCGCGAACGGGGCACGGGTGACGATCGTCAACCCCACGCGCTTCCCGGGGCTCTTCGAGTTCCTGCTCCCGGATCGCTCGCTGGTGGTGGATGCCGGCAGCGACGCGGCCCGCGACGCCTGCGCCCAGGCCGATCTCGCGGTCGTGCTCGACACGGGCGAGGTGCCCCGGATCGGGCGGGTGAAACAGATGATCGATCACCTGCCGCTCGTGGTGGTGGACCACCATCCGGTCGGCGACCAGCCGCTCGGGGGCATCTCGTTCCGCGACCCGGAGGCCTCCGCCACCGGCGAGATGGTGTACGACCTGCTCCTGAGCACGCGTGGGCCGTGGCCGCAGGAGGCCCTCGACGCCATGTACGTGGCGATCCTGACCGACACGGGGTCGTTCCGCTTCGGCAACTCCACCCCGCTGTGTCACGAGGTGGTGGCCGATCTGATCCGGCGCGGCTGCGACCCGGAGGAGCTCTACCGCAAGGTGTACGGGCAGGCGCCGCTCCGGCGCTTCCAGTTGCTCGAAGCCTGCCTTTCGACGCTGACCACCTCGGAGGGGGTGGGTTGGATGTCGGTGCCGCCGGAGGCGTACGATCGGCTCGAGGCCGTCGGTGACGACCTGGAGGGCCTGGTCGACTATCCCCGGTCGGTCGAGGGGGTGCATGTGGCGCTGCTCTTCCGGCAGACGCCGCGAGGGGTGAAGATCTCCTTCCGCTCCGACGGCACGGTGGACGTGAACGCGCTCGCCCGCGATTTTGGCGGGGGCGGGCACGTGCGGGCGTCCGGGGCGCTGGTGCCCGGCGATCTCGAAGAGGTGCGCGGCCGGGTGGTCGACGCCACGCGCGCCGCGGTGCAGGCCGGGCTCGCGTCGTGA
- a CDS encoding Fur family transcriptional regulator, whose product MSEHPFIRLFNRYLREQGLPVTHQRNRVAAAVFGSEDHLSVDDIEGILRAQDERIGKATIYRTLDLLVKSRLVEEHDFGEGFKRYEHRLSRTPVHQHLICSECGDVEEFESPEMPAIEARVAREFGFRPSRHRLEIYGLCRSCQEAGVTLSQEGLACPIEVA is encoded by the coding sequence ATGAGCGAGCATCCCTTCATTCGCCTCTTCAACCGCTATCTGCGGGAGCAGGGGCTGCCGGTCACCCACCAGCGCAACCGGGTGGCGGCCGCCGTATTCGGCTCGGAGGATCACCTCTCGGTGGACGACATCGAGGGCATTCTGCGCGCGCAGGACGAGCGCATCGGCAAGGCCACGATCTACCGCACCCTCGACCTGCTCGTGAAGAGCCGGCTCGTGGAGGAGCACGATTTCGGCGAGGGGTTCAAGCGGTACGAGCACCGCCTGAGCCGCACCCCGGTGCACCAGCATCTGATCTGCTCGGAGTGCGGCGACGTGGAGGAGTTCGAGAGCCCCGAGATGCCGGCGATCGAAGCGCGGGTGGCGCGGGAGTTCGGCTTCCGGCCCAGTCGCCACCGTCTCGAGATCTACGGGCTCTGCCGCAGCTGCCAGGAGGCGGGAGTGACCCTCTCGCAGGAAGGACTCGCCTGTCCCATCGAGGTGGCCTGA
- the speB gene encoding agmatinase, with the protein MPNRPDPAHAARTDGGSSSPEALSEVPWELPHRFLGLDDEASSFDRAAAVILPVPWEATTSYGGGTRRGPGAILEASRYIELYDQEFDLEPGPRYGVHTLPSVELTRAGPEQAMAELRSVHDRVLDAAGDRFVLMLGGEHAVSSPAIRSHAARHDDRITVLQFDAHADLRAQYEGSPASHASAMARVIDVADVVGVGLRAVSQEEVDVARAHDGVHLIWADEMWRDDAWMDRAMERLGEKVYITFDVDYFDPSLVPSTGTPEPGGGDWYRTLHFLRRVFTEREVIGCDVVELAPTPGLHAPDFLVAKLVYKLLNYRFQDRY; encoded by the coding sequence ATGCCCAACCGTCCCGATCCCGCCCACGCCGCCCGCACCGACGGCGGTTCGTCGTCGCCCGAGGCGCTCTCGGAGGTGCCCTGGGAGCTGCCGCACCGCTTTCTGGGCCTCGACGACGAGGCGTCGAGCTTCGATCGCGCCGCGGCCGTGATTCTGCCGGTTCCGTGGGAAGCCACCACGAGCTATGGCGGGGGCACGCGCCGGGGCCCGGGAGCGATTCTCGAGGCCTCGCGCTACATCGAGCTGTACGACCAGGAGTTCGACCTGGAGCCGGGGCCGCGCTACGGCGTGCACACCCTGCCCTCGGTCGAGCTCACCCGCGCGGGCCCGGAGCAGGCCATGGCCGAGCTTCGGTCCGTGCACGATCGGGTCCTCGACGCCGCGGGCGATCGGTTCGTTCTGATGCTCGGAGGCGAGCACGCGGTGTCGTCGCCGGCGATTCGGTCGCACGCCGCCCGGCACGACGATCGCATCACGGTGCTCCAGTTCGACGCCCATGCCGATCTGCGCGCCCAGTACGAGGGCTCGCCCGCCAGTCACGCCTCGGCGATGGCCCGGGTGATCGACGTGGCCGACGTGGTGGGAGTGGGACTCCGCGCGGTCAGTCAGGAGGAGGTGGACGTGGCCCGCGCGCACGACGGGGTCCACCTGATCTGGGCCGACGAGATGTGGCGCGACGACGCCTGGATGGACCGGGCGATGGAGCGACTGGGCGAGAAGGTCTACATCACCTTCGACGTCGACTACTTCGACCCCTCGCTCGTGCCGTCCACCGGCACGCCGGAGCCGGGGGGCGGAGACTGGTATCGCACGCTGCACTTCCTGCGGCGGGTGTTCACCGAGCGTGAGGTGATCGGCTGCGACGTGGTCGAACTCGCGCCCACGCCGGGGCTGCACGCGCCCGACTTCCTCGTGGCGAAGCTCGTCTACAAGCTCCTGAACTACCGATTCCAGGACCGGTACTGA
- a CDS encoding phospholipase D-like domain-containing protein, whose translation MSGGESPPAPQRTLSLRDGVEVGRPVPGAREGFPLEAMHRVTGSARLEGNRIGLQFEGPSTFDRWIEAIDSAERFVHFENYILRDDRIGRVFRDALVAKARQGVPVRLVYDWMGCWATPRRYWKTFREAGVQVRAFNRPSVRDPLGVLQRDHRKLVCVDGTVAFVGGFCVGQEWAGSADQPPWRDTGVEIRGPAAAAATRAFGRIWAEMGDPVPRDLDVDPAAVEAVGTTPVWLIEGEPNRTRVFRTLSLIAAHARRRLWITDPYFVAPRPVSEALAAAASNGVDVRVLVPAHNNWPWVGSLSRGGYRFLLEHGVRLFEWQGAMIHAKTSVADGVWCRVGSSNLNAASLLGNWEIDVGVLDAELAGQLEGLFLADLASSVEIILPSVRPVAPERVRGEMDTPVTSLDPEGSVPERLVGELRQRTSGAKGGSTGWRIADFVRAGSIFGDALAGHRPLGREDRTVLGTVSIGALVLAALFAFVPQVAGWFLAFVLAWLGITGGARAFLAARRAREHDASLAASPSEPAPLPPPDSPSEHPDP comes from the coding sequence ATGTCGGGCGGCGAGTCTCCCCCGGCACCGCAGCGCACCCTCTCCCTCCGCGACGGGGTGGAGGTCGGACGGCCCGTGCCCGGCGCCCGCGAGGGGTTTCCCCTCGAGGCGATGCACCGGGTGACCGGATCGGCGCGTCTCGAGGGCAATCGGATCGGGCTCCAGTTCGAGGGTCCCTCCACCTTCGATCGGTGGATCGAGGCGATCGACTCGGCCGAGCGCTTCGTTCATTTCGAGAACTACATCCTGCGCGACGACCGCATCGGTCGCGTGTTTCGCGACGCCCTCGTCGCCAAGGCGCGCCAGGGTGTGCCGGTCCGACTCGTGTACGACTGGATGGGGTGCTGGGCCACCCCGCGCCGGTACTGGAAGACCTTCCGCGAGGCGGGCGTCCAGGTGCGCGCCTTCAACCGCCCGAGCGTGCGCGACCCCCTCGGGGTTCTCCAGCGGGACCACCGCAAGCTGGTGTGCGTGGATGGAACGGTGGCCTTCGTCGGCGGCTTCTGCGTCGGGCAGGAGTGGGCGGGCAGCGCCGATCAGCCCCCCTGGCGCGACACCGGTGTGGAGATTCGCGGGCCCGCCGCGGCCGCCGCCACCCGGGCTTTCGGACGCATCTGGGCCGAGATGGGGGATCCGGTGCCGCGCGACCTCGACGTCGACCCCGCCGCGGTCGAGGCCGTGGGCACCACCCCGGTCTGGCTGATCGAGGGCGAGCCGAACCGCACCCGCGTCTTCCGCACGCTCTCGCTCATCGCCGCGCACGCCCGCCGGCGACTCTGGATCACCGACCCGTACTTCGTGGCCCCGCGCCCGGTGTCGGAAGCCCTGGCCGCCGCCGCCTCCAACGGGGTGGACGTGCGGGTGCTCGTGCCGGCGCACAACAACTGGCCCTGGGTGGGCTCGCTCTCGCGAGGGGGCTACCGCTTTCTGCTCGAGCACGGGGTGCGGCTCTTCGAGTGGCAGGGCGCGATGATCCACGCCAAGACCTCGGTGGCCGACGGGGTCTGGTGCCGCGTGGGCTCGAGCAACCTCAACGCGGCCTCGCTGCTCGGAAACTGGGAGATCGACGTCGGGGTGCTCGACGCCGAACTCGCGGGTCAGCTCGAGGGCCTCTTTCTCGCCGACCTCGCGAGCTCGGTGGAGATCATCCTGCCCTCCGTGCGCCCGGTCGCGCCCGAGCGGGTGCGGGGAGAGATGGACACTCCGGTGACCTCGCTCGACCCCGAGGGGAGCGTGCCCGAGCGGCTCGTGGGGGAGCTGCGGCAGCGCACTTCGGGGGCCAAGGGCGGGTCGACCGGCTGGCGCATCGCCGACTTCGTGCGCGCCGGATCGATCTTCGGCGACGCCCTCGCCGGCCATCGTCCGCTCGGCCGCGAGGACCGGACCGTGCTCGGCACGGTGTCGATCGGCGCCCTGGTCCTGGCGGCCCTCTTCGCCTTCGTTCCGCAGGTGGCGGGGTGGTTCCTCGCCTTCGTCCTGGCCTGGTTGGGGATCACGGGCGGAGCCCGCGCCTTCCTCGCCGCTCGACGGGCCCGGGAACACGACGCGTCGCTCGCGGCTTCCCCCTCCGAACCCGCGCCCCTCCCGCCCCCCGATTCCCCTTCGGAACACCCCGATCCATGA
- a CDS encoding cytochrome c biogenesis protein CcdA: MTEISVFIAVTAGLLSFLSPCVLPIVPSYLSFVTGMTLEDLQESTDRRHVMVHSLLFVAGFSGVFIILGASASFLGVFFQAYEEWIARIGGVLIIGLGLHLMGVFRILPLLRERRVQMSDKPSGHLGTLAVGAAFGAGWTPCIGPVLGAILTLASTQETIWSGVGLLAAYSAGLAIPFLLAALALDRFLNTFKRMRRWIPVLEKASGALLVVLGLLLVTGSFTVLTGILARYTPEFLLERI; encoded by the coding sequence ATGACCGAGATCAGCGTCTTCATCGCCGTCACCGCCGGGCTCCTGTCCTTTCTGTCGCCCTGCGTTCTGCCGATCGTGCCGAGCTACCTCTCGTTCGTGACGGGCATGACCCTCGAGGACCTGCAGGAGAGCACCGATCGTCGGCACGTGATGGTGCACTCGCTGCTCTTCGTGGCGGGCTTCAGCGGGGTGTTCATCATTCTGGGGGCGAGCGCCTCCTTCCTCGGGGTGTTCTTTCAGGCCTACGAGGAGTGGATCGCCCGCATCGGCGGGGTGCTCATCATCGGGCTCGGGCTTCACCTGATGGGGGTGTTTCGGATCCTCCCGCTCCTCCGCGAGCGCCGTGTGCAGATGTCCGACAAGCCGTCGGGCCACCTGGGCACGCTGGCGGTCGGGGCGGCCTTCGGCGCCGGCTGGACGCCCTGCATCGGCCCCGTGCTGGGCGCGATCCTCACCCTGGCCAGCACCCAGGAGACGATCTGGTCGGGGGTGGGACTCCTCGCCGCCTACTCCGCCGGACTCGCGATCCCCTTCCTGCTCGCCGCCCTCGCCCTCGATCGCTTCCTCAACACCTTCAAGCGGATGCGCCGCTGGATTCCGGTGCTCGAGAAGGCGTCGGGTGCGCTGCTCGTGGTGCTGGGACTCCTGCTCGTGACCGGGAGCTTCACCGTGCTCACCGGCATTCTGGCCCGCTACACCCCCGAATTCCTGCTCGAGCGGATCTGA
- a CDS encoding ABC transporter permease has translation MSAGRPHPVAARLVRAALLLFPAHFRTDWGASVEETLLDRLDSEAGGPLSTPWIVARTLIGLVVAAPGVWLDRAAHRRSLTPAPRRRESFAMDVLLQDLRFAVRSLARRPGFALVAVATLALGIGANTAMFSVVNGVLLRPLPYPDPDQLHMIWQTSLDDPDERSVMSRPDIDDIAELAPIAAIAGYSTSTMTMAGDEGAELVQAARVTTPLLELFDVEPVLGRDLTTDETTPEGPHRVVLGWELWQRRFGGRADVLGQVVDLAEVPYEVVGVAPRGFEYPSATELWIAERNAGAPGGCGRGCHTLRAVARLAPGATLASATAALDALAPRLTEQYPDSNTGKRFRAEGLAAYTVGDVRTGLLLVLGAVGLVLLIACANVANLLLARSATRATEMSVRAALGAGRGRLGSQMLVESAVLSGAGAVAGVGIAWATVSGLREMARDAVPRIDEVAIDGSVLMYAAGIAVVVAVLFGLLPALNAARSSGLTGLVAGNRGGTLGGRTRSRRMLVAAEVGLSLVLLVGAGLLMRSFQRLYAEELGYDADHVARFRVVLPDSRYEELEPTVTFFSQLEARLAALPGVEHVGSSFGAPLAPGRATVGVIVDGRPEPAPGEGEEAEARPMTPGFLDAIGVPLIRGRALTAADDRSSTPVALVNETFARTVFPGEEAIGRRVHLTVDFGYGDWDGELEPMWEIVGIVGDVRTAGPRTPAEPGVYMPVAQFGPGFLHVHLRTAPGLTAGVFAPAREILRTLDPDVPMRQPETLRESVDEETAVTRFYLTLMSLFAALAVVLASVGLYGVVSYLVSRRQREVGIRMALGATGDEVTRLLVKEGLAPSLWGLLVGVLVVLAGGRVLEGVLFGVEPSDPWVIAGVTLLLLVVVSVATTIPAHRASRMHPTVALRSE, from the coding sequence GTGAGCGCCGGCCGGCCCCACCCCGTCGCGGCGCGTCTCGTGAGAGCGGCGCTCCTTCTCTTCCCGGCCCACTTCCGCACCGACTGGGGCGCGTCGGTGGAGGAAACGCTTCTCGATCGCCTCGACTCCGAGGCCGGCGGCCCCCTGTCCACCCCGTGGATCGTCGCCCGAACGCTGATCGGCCTCGTGGTCGCGGCACCGGGTGTCTGGCTCGATCGCGCCGCGCATCGCCGCAGTCTCACCCCCGCCCCCCGCAGGAGGGAGTCGTTCGCCATGGACGTGCTGCTGCAGGACCTTCGCTTCGCCGTCCGCTCGCTGGCGCGGCGACCCGGGTTCGCCCTCGTGGCCGTCGCCACTCTCGCCCTCGGGATCGGCGCCAACACGGCCATGTTCAGCGTGGTGAACGGGGTGCTGCTTCGACCGCTGCCGTACCCGGACCCCGACCAGCTCCACATGATCTGGCAGACGAGTCTCGACGACCCCGACGAGCGCAGCGTGATGTCTCGGCCCGACATCGACGACATCGCCGAGCTCGCCCCCATCGCCGCCATCGCCGGATACTCGACCAGCACGATGACGATGGCCGGTGACGAGGGCGCCGAACTCGTGCAGGCGGCCCGGGTGACCACACCTCTCCTCGAGCTCTTCGACGTCGAGCCGGTTCTGGGCCGCGATCTGACGACCGACGAGACCACGCCCGAGGGACCGCACCGGGTCGTGCTGGGATGGGAGCTGTGGCAGCGGCGCTTCGGCGGTCGCGCCGACGTGCTCGGCCAGGTGGTCGACCTCGCGGAAGTGCCCTACGAGGTGGTGGGCGTCGCGCCCCGCGGCTTCGAGTACCCGTCGGCCACCGAGCTCTGGATCGCCGAGCGAAACGCGGGGGCACCCGGGGGCTGCGGTCGGGGGTGCCACACCCTGCGCGCCGTCGCCCGGCTCGCGCCCGGCGCCACCCTCGCGTCCGCCACCGCCGCCCTCGACGCCCTCGCACCTCGACTCACCGAGCAGTATCCCGACTCCAACACGGGCAAGCGGTTTCGAGCCGAAGGTCTGGCGGCCTACACCGTGGGAGACGTGCGGACCGGGCTGCTGCTGGTGCTGGGTGCGGTCGGCCTCGTGCTCCTGATCGCCTGTGCCAACGTCGCCAACCTCCTGCTGGCGCGGTCGGCCACCCGCGCCACCGAGATGTCCGTCCGGGCCGCGCTCGGGGCGGGACGCGGCCGACTCGGCTCCCAGATGCTGGTCGAGAGCGCCGTGCTGTCGGGCGCCGGCGCGGTGGCGGGGGTGGGCATCGCCTGGGCGACGGTGTCCGGGCTGCGCGAGATGGCCCGCGACGCGGTGCCGCGGATCGACGAAGTCGCCATCGACGGCTCGGTGCTGATGTATGCGGCGGGGATCGCGGTGGTGGTCGCGGTGCTGTTCGGACTGCTCCCCGCCCTCAACGCGGCCCGGAGCTCGGGGCTCACCGGCCTCGTGGCGGGCAACCGTGGGGGCACGCTCGGAGGGCGCACGCGGAGCCGTCGCATGCTCGTGGCGGCCGAGGTGGGGTTGTCGCTCGTGCTGCTGGTGGGCGCCGGGCTCCTGATGCGAAGCTTCCAGCGGCTGTACGCGGAGGAGCTGGGATACGACGCCGACCACGTGGCCCGATTCCGGGTGGTGCTGCCCGACTCGCGGTACGAGGAACTCGAGCCCACCGTGACCTTCTTCTCGCAACTCGAGGCGCGTCTGGCCGCGCTCCCCGGCGTGGAGCACGTGGGCTCGTCGTTCGGAGCGCCCCTGGCCCCCGGCCGCGCGACCGTGGGTGTGATCGTCGACGGCCGACCCGAGCCGGCCCCGGGAGAGGGCGAAGAGGCCGAGGCCCGGCCGATGACCCCGGGCTTTCTCGACGCGATCGGAGTGCCCCTGATTCGCGGCCGGGCCCTCACCGCCGCCGACGATCGCTCCAGCACACCGGTGGCCCTGGTCAACGAGACCTTCGCCCGCACGGTGTTTCCGGGCGAGGAGGCCATCGGCCGGCGCGTGCACCTGACCGTCGACTTCGGCTACGGCGACTGGGACGGGGAACTCGAGCCGATGTGGGAGATCGTCGGCATCGTGGGAGATGTGCGCACGGCGGGCCCGCGAACGCCGGCCGAGCCCGGGGTGTACATGCCCGTCGCGCAGTTCGGCCCGGGCTTCCTCCACGTTCACCTGCGGACCGCGCCGGGCCTCACCGCCGGCGTGTTCGCCCCGGCGAGGGAGATCCTGCGCACGCTCGACCCCGACGTGCCCATGCGACAGCCCGAAACCCTGCGCGAATCGGTGGACGAAGAGACCGCCGTGACCCGCTTCTACCTCACGCTCATGTCTCTCTTCGCCGCCCTCGCGGTCGTCCTGGCTTCGGTGGGACTCTACGGGGTGGTGTCGTACCTGGTCTCGCGACGGCAGCGGGAGGTGGGCATCCGGATGGCGCTCGGGGCCACCGGCGACGAAGTCACCCGGCTCCTGGTGAAAGAGGGTCTCGCCCCCTCGCTGTGGGGACTCCTCGTCGGGGTACTCGTCGTGCTCGCCGGCGGGCGGGTGCTGGAAGGGGTGCTGTTCGGCGTGGAGCCGTCCGACCCCTGGGTGATCGCCGGCGTGACCCTGCTCCTCCTGGTGGTCGTGTCGGTCGCGACCACGATCCCCGCCCATCGGGCCAGTCGGATGCACCCGACCGTGGCTCTGCGGTCGGAGTAG
- a CDS encoding PadR family transcriptional regulator, with the protein MTLPLSALDFHVLVALADEDLYGYALMKAVDEQSGGVVSPEIGSLYRVLARLTAEGLVEDAPTPADAESPHPGRPRRYYRLTDRGRGVARDETARLQRAVSVARAANLTPGREP; encoded by the coding sequence GTGACCCTTCCGCTGAGCGCCCTCGACTTTCACGTGCTCGTCGCACTCGCCGACGAGGACCTGTACGGCTACGCCCTGATGAAGGCGGTGGACGAGCAATCGGGCGGCGTGGTGAGTCCCGAGATCGGGTCGCTCTACCGGGTGCTGGCACGACTGACCGCCGAGGGGCTGGTGGAAGACGCACCGACCCCGGCCGACGCGGAGAGCCCCCACCCGGGTCGGCCGCGCCGGTACTATCGGCTGACCGATCGGGGGCGCGGGGTGGCTCGAGACGAGACCGCGCGCCTCCAGCGGGCGGTGTCGGTCGCCCGCGCCGCCAACCTCACTCCGGGCCGGGAGCCGTGA
- a CDS encoding AbgT family transporter has protein sequence MTTASSAPGLLGRLLDRVERVGNALPDPITLFAMLAVAVVGVSWLASALGVSAVHPGTGETVTVVNLLSAEGFRRMMTEAVDNFTAFPPLGLVIVVIIGIGVTERSGLISAALRSLLQAVPDSFLTATLVFAGIMSNVAVDAGYVVVVPMGAVLFAAAGRHPLAGLAAAFAGVSAGFSANLLITSLDPLLSGLTQEGAQLIDQAYEVQPTANYWFMLASTFVLTALGAWVTTRFVEPRLGEWDPSDAAEDAGSMEVEEVTGRERQGLVAAGITTLVLVVLFAILVVPSGAPMRDPAAVAAGEPWYIQVRPFLDGIVTLLMLGFLLVGLAYGVVAGTIRSDRDVARMSSEAVAVLGSYIVLAFAAAQFVAWFGWSNLGLIVAIRGAELLQGIGFTGLPMIMAFVVVAAFINLFIGSASAKWAVMAPVFVPMLMLTGYSPEMVQAAYRVGDSTTNIITPLMPYFPVIIAFAQRWDRKSGLGTLISAMLPYSVVFLLGWLLMFAVWVLLGLPLGPGAPLEYAAAVGVGG, from the coding sequence ATGACGACCGCGTCTTCGGCTCCCGGCCTGCTCGGCCGCCTGCTCGACCGCGTGGAGCGGGTCGGCAACGCCCTTCCCGATCCGATCACCCTCTTCGCGATGCTGGCCGTCGCCGTGGTCGGCGTCTCGTGGCTCGCCTCGGCGCTCGGCGTGTCGGCCGTGCACCCGGGCACCGGCGAGACGGTCACCGTCGTCAACCTCCTGTCGGCCGAGGGCTTCCGGCGGATGATGACCGAGGCGGTCGACAACTTCACCGCCTTTCCTCCGCTCGGACTGGTGATCGTGGTGATCATCGGGATCGGGGTCACGGAGCGGAGCGGGCTCATCTCGGCCGCCCTCCGCTCCCTGCTGCAGGCCGTGCCCGACTCCTTCCTCACGGCCACGCTGGTCTTCGCCGGCATCATGAGCAACGTGGCCGTCGACGCCGGCTACGTGGTGGTGGTGCCCATGGGCGCCGTGCTCTTCGCCGCCGCCGGCCGCCATCCGCTGGCCGGGCTCGCGGCGGCCTTCGCGGGCGTGAGTGCCGGGTTCAGTGCGAACCTGCTGATCACGAGCCTCGATCCGCTCCTGTCGGGGCTCACGCAGGAGGGCGCCCAGCTCATCGACCAGGCCTACGAGGTGCAGCCCACCGCGAACTACTGGTTCATGCTCGCCTCCACCTTCGTGCTCACGGCTCTGGGGGCGTGGGTCACCACGCGCTTCGTGGAGCCTCGGCTGGGCGAGTGGGACCCCTCCGACGCCGCCGAGGACGCCGGCTCGATGGAGGTGGAGGAGGTCACGGGCCGTGAGCGCCAGGGACTCGTGGCCGCCGGCATCACCACCCTCGTGCTCGTCGTCCTGTTCGCGATTCTCGTGGTGCCCTCGGGCGCCCCGATGCGCGACCCGGCCGCGGTGGCCGCCGGCGAGCCGTGGTACATCCAGGTGCGCCCCTTCCTCGACGGCATCGTCACCCTCCTGATGCTGGGCTTCCTGCTGGTCGGCCTCGCGTACGGGGTGGTGGCGGGTACGATCCGCTCCGACCGCGATGTGGCGCGCATGTCGTCGGAAGCCGTGGCCGTGCTGGGCAGCTACATCGTACTCGCCTTCGCGGCCGCGCAGTTCGTGGCCTGGTTCGGCTGGTCGAACCTCGGGCTGATCGTGGCCATCCGCGGCGCCGAACTGCTGCAGGGAATCGGCTTCACCGGGTTGCCCATGATCATGGCTTTCGTGGTCGTGGCCGCCTTCATCAACCTCTTCATCGGCAGCGCGAGCGCGAAATGGGCGGTGATGGCGCCGGTGTTCGTGCCCATGCTGATGCTCACGGGCTACTCGCCCGAGATGGTGCAGGCCGCCTACCGGGTGGGTGATTCCACCACGAACATCATCACCCCCCTGATGCCGTACTTCCCCGTGATCATCGCCTTCGCGCAGCGCTGGGACCGCAAGAGCGGGCTCGGCACCCTGATCTCGGCCATGCTGCCCTACTCGGTGGTGTTCCTGCTCGGCTGGCTGCTGATGTTCGCCGTCTGGGTGCTTCTGGGACTCCCCCTCGGGCCCGGCGCCCCGCTCGAGTACGCCGCGGCGGTCGGGGTGGGTGGGTGA
- a CDS encoding ABC transporter substrate-binding protein: MSDAPRRVVSLLPSASETIALLGAADRLVGRSHECDFPAALASVPVLTASRLDDPGTSIGVDRGVRALVRDALAIYTVDVERLEASAPDLVVTQDLCAVCAVSLDDVRSAVQRLSTAGEVEILSLTPTRLGHVFDDIERIAAALAIPATGARIRAELTARMNAVEKRAQEAGQRPRVASVEWLDPIMLGGTWMPELIAMAGGRPVGATAGEHAPTLTLDELRLLEPEVVVIKPCGFSIARSLGEKATLKRIAAAMPAGCRVVLTDGNAYFNRPGPRLVESLEILAACIHPGHFPELARRHAGELVPIDRS, translated from the coding sequence ATGAGCGACGCACCCCGCCGGGTCGTCTCGCTGCTGCCGTCGGCGTCGGAAACCATCGCGCTGCTGGGTGCCGCAGACCGATTGGTCGGGCGCTCGCACGAGTGCGACTTCCCCGCCGCGCTCGCGTCGGTGCCGGTGCTCACCGCCTCGCGGCTGGACGACCCGGGCACGAGCATCGGGGTCGATCGAGGGGTGCGAGCGCTCGTGCGCGACGCCCTCGCGATCTACACCGTCGATGTCGAGCGTCTGGAGGCGTCCGCCCCGGACCTCGTCGTCACCCAGGATCTGTGCGCGGTGTGCGCCGTGTCGCTGGACGATGTCCGCAGCGCGGTCCAGCGACTCTCCACGGCGGGCGAGGTGGAGATCCTGAGCCTCACCCCCACCCGTCTCGGCCACGTGTTCGACGACATCGAGCGCATCGCGGCGGCGCTGGCGATTCCCGCCACCGGCGCCCGCATCCGGGCCGAGCTGACCGCCCGCATGAACGCCGTCGAGAAGCGGGCGCAGGAGGCCGGACAGCGCCCGCGGGTGGCGAGCGTCGAATGGCTCGATCCCATCATGCTGGGCGGCACCTGGATGCCGGAGCTCATCGCCATGGCGGGCGGGCGGCCGGTCGGCGCGACGGCGGGAGAGCACGCCCCCACCCTCACGCTCGACGAACTTCGGCTTCTGGAGCCCGAGGTGGTGGTGATCAAGCCGTGCGGCTTCTCGATCGCCCGATCGCTCGGCGAGAAGGCCACGCTGAAGCGGATCGCGGCGGCGATGCCCGCGGGGTGCCGCGTGGTGCTGACCGACGGCAACGCCTACTTCAACCGGCCCGGTCCGCGGCTCGTGGAGTCGCTCGAGATCCTCGCGGCCTGCATCCACCCCGGCCACTTTCCCGAGCTCGCCCGCCGACACGCGGGCGAACTCGTGCCGATCGACCGGAGCTAG